The following is a genomic window from Kineosporiaceae bacterium.
CATCGCCGCGGTCGGTCGCGCCGTCCGGGGCTGGCGGGTGGGGGAGCGGGTGACCTCGCCGTTCGTCAACGGGTGTGGCCGGTGCGTGCATTGTCTGGCCGGGGACCACCAGGTCTGTCCGCAGCAGACTCAGCCCGGTTTCACCCGGTGGGGTTCGTTCGCCGATCTGGTGCTGGTCGACGCGGCCGAGGTCAACCTGGTGCGTCTGGCCGACCAGGTCGACGCCGCCTCGGCGGCGGCACTCGGCTGCCGGTTCGCCACGGCCTTTCGTGCCGTGATCGAGGTGGGCCGGCTGGGCGCCGGGCAGTGGCTGGCGGTGTACGGCTGCGGTGGTGCCGGGCTGTCGGCGGTCATGATCGGTGCCGCGACGGGGGCGCACGTGGTGGCGGTCGACGTCCGGCGCGAGGCGCTCGACCTCGCGGCCCGGTTGGGTGCCGCGCACACCCTGCAGATCCTGCCGGACGACGATCCGCTCGAGACCGGACGACGGGTACGTGAGCTGACCGGGGGCGGCGCCGAGGTCTCGGTGGACGCCGTCGGCAGTACCGGTGGCAGAACCGGCGGCGGTACCGGTGGTTCGGCCGGCTCGGGCGGCCTGGTGGCCCCGTCCCTGGTGGCGTCCGTGGCGAGCCTGCGGCCGCGGGGTCGTCACGTGCAGATCGGGCTGACGCCCCCGGTGCTGGGCTGGCCGCCGGTGCCGATGCACCTGGTGATCGCGGGGGAGCTGGAGCTGTTGGGCAGCCACGGCATGTCGCCGCGGTCCTATCCCCGGCTGTTGTCGCTGGTGGCCTCGGGCGCGTTGCGTCCGGCCGACCTGGTCACCCGCAGGGTCTCGCTGGAGCGGGCGGGTGCAGCACTGGCCGCGATGGGTTCGGTCGCGAGAACGACCGGGGACGCGGCGGCGGCATCCGGGCTGACGGTGGTGGAGCCGGCCGGGGCGCCATGAGCCGGGTCGAACCATCCGGGCTCCAGATCGGCGTCGTCGAACGGGTGACGGCCCGACCCGAAGGCCCGAGCCGCCTCGCCGTCCACCAGCCGGGCACGCACCGGGTCGGAGGCCAGTCGACGAGCCCATCCCACGACCGGCAGCGGGGAGTGCGAGGCGGCGATCACGACGTTGCCGTAACGCCGTCCGCGGAGCTGGCCCGGCTCGGCGACCAGGGCGACGTGCGCGAAGCTCTGCTGCGCCGTGGCCACTTCCCGGCGTGCGGTGGCCAACAACTCACCGTCCGCGAGATTGGCCACGTAGAGCCCGCCCGGTCGCAGGATGCGGGCCACCTCCGCCACGAACTGGCGGGTCAGCAGGTGAGGCGGCACGTTCGAGCCGATGAAGGCATCACGCACCACCACGTCGCAGCCGGCGTCCGCCTCGGCCGTGACCGCGGCTCGGGCCTCGCCGATGCGCAGCCGCAGGCGGGCCCGCGAGCGCAACCCGAAGGCCTGCTGGGACAGCTCGAGCACGCCGGGGTCGAGCTCGACGACGACCTGACGTGCCCGGTCGTGGGCTGCGGCCAGGTAGCGGGGCAGGGTGCAGCCACCACCGCCCAGGTGCAGGATGCGCCAGGTATCGGTCTCCTCTGCGGGCCGGGCCACGACGGGCAGGGATTCGATGCCGGCGACCAGCCAGCGGATGTACTCGAAGTCGAGCCGGGTCGGATCGTCCAGGTCGACGTGGCTGGACTCCATCCCGTTCACGAAGAGGGTCCAGCCTCGGCGACCGTCGGTATCGGGAACGAGGGAGGCCACTCCCGTGGCCACGGATCGGGTTCCGGCCACCGGACGCGGCAGCACACGGCGGGTGGGCACGTGTCCATCTTGGCAGGTGATCCGCCCAGAGGTCCCGGTGGAGGCCTCCCCGTGGCAGGCCTCCACCGGACCGTGTGGGACGGGCCTCCCCCCCAGCACGCCCGCGGACAGGAACCCGGTACCCCCGGCGCTGATACCCACGGCGAATGTGACGTGATGCACACTGGGCAGGACCGGGAACGCACGCTGCGCCGGAACACCGGCAGGGTCCGGGCTCGTTGAGTCGCTGACGATGAGCAGGAGGTCCTCCATGGCTGTCACGATTCGCCGGCGAGCGGCGTGGGCCGCGCTGTTCCGGGCGTTGCGCAGCGCGAGCGGCCCGGGCATGGGCGTCGGACCGCGGTTGCGGGCCGTGCCGCGCATGCTGTCGCTGGGGCTGAACGGCAGGTATCCGCACCTGGATCGTTCGCGGCTGCTGGCCGCCGGGCTCGGGCTGGTCTACCTGATCTCGCCGATCGATCTGATGCCCGAGGCCTTCCTGTGGGTCTTCGGTCTCGGGGACGACGCGCTGGTCGCCGCCTGGTTGGCCGGGGTCGTGCTGAGTGAGACCGAGACCTTCCTCGCGTGGGAGAAGGCCACCACGGGGCCGGGCGCCGAACCCGGGGTGCGCGTGGTCGTGGGCGAGGTCGTGGAGTAGGTCGTGGAGTAGGTCGTGGACCAGGTCGTGGAGGACTCGGTCGCGACCGGGAGGTGAACCGGTCTCGCAACGACGACGTCGTTGCGTGCACAGCCGAGGGACTTCGTCCCACTGTCCACAGCCCGGCAGGGACGTCGAGCGCCACCGGCAACGCCGGGCGCAGGGTGGCCGTATGGACACCATCGTCGCCGCCGACCCGGCCGACCTGATCGCTTACGCCTACTACCGCATCGGATTCCGTCCGCGCGAGAGTCTGGTGGTGATCGGCATGCTCCCCGCCCGATCCTCCGGTGAGGCGGGCCGCAACGGCGGGCCGGGCGGCTCCGGCAGATCCGGCAGGTCCGGGCGAATGCAGGTGGGTATGGTCGCGCGGCTCGACCTGCCTCCGGTACGGGAACGCCGGCAGGCCTTCGAGCACCTCGCGCGGCTGATGGCCGACCAGGATCACCCCGCTGCGGTCGCCCTGTTGATCACGCAGCGTCCGACCGACTCGCTGGTCAAGGCGTGGCGCAAGGCCGCACGCGCCGGCCGGCTGGGGGTGATGGACGTGATCACGGTCGATGACCAGAGCTATCGGTCCATCCTCTGTCGGGACGAGGGGTGCTGCCCACCCGAGGGCTTCCCGCTGGCGTCGGTGTTCGCCGGCCCGATGGCCGCTGACCTGGTGTCTCGCGGTCAAGCCCTGGTCGAGGAGGCCGACGACCTGGTGGCCGACGTCGCTCCCGTCGATCCGCTGCCGCCGGAGTTGTTCGTCGACGTCCCGAGCACCGCTGCGGTCCGCTTCGACCTGATGCGGCGCTGGGGCGACCTGGTGGCGGCACAGGGCGACCTGGTTCCGGCCGAGATCGACAGCGAAGACCTGGTCGATCTCGTCCAGGGGCTGGACGACGTGCGCTTCCGGGACGCCGTCCTGGTCGCCATGTCGGCGCCGACCGGGGCCGACGGTCTCAGCTCGGCGCGCCTGATGGCGGCGGGGGAGGCCGAGCGGGCCATGGCCGAGGCAGAGCGCCACCTTCCCGATGACGAGCTGCTCCGCCGCAGCCGGCGTGTGTTGGCTGCGGTGGCTCGGCGGGCGCCGGTCGGGCGACGTGCCGAGGCGCTGGGTGTCCTGGCCTGGGCGGCGTGGTGGCAGGGCGAACCGGTTCAGGCACGGCTGCTGGCCGAGCGCGCGCTGCAGGACCAGCCGCAGCACCGGATGTCCCACCTGGTGCTCGGTTTGGTGAGTGCCTGCATCGCACCGCCGTGGGTGGCCCGTCAGCGAGCGCTCATATCGTGAGACGGGGTTTCCCGTATCCCGACATCCGCGCTTACTGTTGCCGCCGGGTCAAGAGTGCCAGCGTCAAGCCCCGGCTCGCTGGCCGGCAACCCTCCTCCGCGGTGGGGTGCCCCGGGTGATGACATGGCCGGCCGCCGAGGTGGCGGAGGCAAGCGCGGGTCCCGGTGACGGGCCCCACGGCTCGAGGAGTAGTCGCATGAGTAACGGTTGGTCCTTCGAAACGCGTCAGATCCACGCCGGTCAGGAGCCCGACCCGACCACAGGGGCGCGGGCACTGCCGATCTACCAGACCACGTCCTACGTCTTCCGGGACACCGATCACGCAGCGAACCTGTTCGGACTCAAGGAGTTCGGCAACATCTACACGCGATTGATGAACCCCACCACCGACGTGGTCGAGAAGAGGTTGGCCAGCCTCGAGGGTGGTGTGGGTGCGCTCTTCGTGGCCAGCGGTCAAGCCGCCGAGACCCTCGCCCTGCTCAACCTGGCCGAGGCAGGCGACCACATCGTGGCCAGCCCGAGCCTGTACGGCGGCACCTACAACCTGTTCCACTACACCTTCCCGAAGATCGGTATCGAGGTCACCTTCGTCGACGACCCGGACGACCTGGACTCCTGGCGCGCGGCGGTGCGTCCGAACACCAAGGCGTTCTTCGGCGAGACCATCGCCAACCCCAAGCAGGACATCCTCGACATCGAGGGCGTGGCCGCAGTGGCCCACGAGGTCGGGGTGCCGCTGGTGGTGGACAACACCGTGGCCACGCCGTACCTGATCCGGCCGCTCGAGTGGGGCGCCGACATCGTCGTGCACTCGACCACCAAGTATCTCGGCGGACACGGCACGGCCCTGGGCGGGGCCATCATCGACGGCGGCAGCTTCGACTTCGCCGCATCACCCGATCGGTTCCCCAACTACAACCAGCCCGACCCCAGCTACCACGGGCTGGTGTATGCCCGCGACCTCGGCGTGGGCAGCGGGCTCGGGGCGAACCTCGCGTTCATCCTGAAGGCTCGGGTGCAGTTGCTGCGCGACCTCGGCCCAGCGGCCTCGCCGTTCAACGCCTTCCTGTTGGCCCAGGGGCTCGAGACGCTCAGCCTGCGCATCGAGCGGCACGTGCAGAATGCCGCGGCGGTGGCCGAGTGGCTCGAGCAGCGTGACGAAGTGGAGTCCGTGGCCTACGCCGGTCTGACCTCGAGCCCCTGGTACGAGCGGGGCAAGAAGTACGCCCCGAAGGGCACCGGCGCCGTCCTGGCCTTCGAGATCAAGGGTGGTGTCGAGGCGGGCAAGCGGTTCGTGAACGCCCTCGAATTGCACAGCCACGTCGCGAACATCGGCGACGTGCGCAGCCTGGTGATCCACCCGGCGTCCACCACGCACAGCCAGCTGAGCGCCGAGGAGCAGATCGCCAGCGGGGTGACCCCCGGTCTGGTGCGGTTGTCCGTGGGCATCGAGAACATCGCCGACATCCTGGCCGACCTCGAGACCGGCTTCCGCGCGGCCAAGGCCGGCTGACTCGTCACGATCGGCTGAGTCGGCCGAGCCGAGCTCGGTGAGGCCGGTGGTCGGGGCTGTCAGGTCAGGTGGGCGAGAGCCCGCGACAGCTCCGGCCACGCGGCGTCCAGGGCGGGGTGCAGCGGCAGCGCCGGCACCTCGTCCAGGCTGACCCACCGCAGCTCTTCGCTCTCCGTGGTGCGCACCGTGACGTGCCCTGGACGGGTGGTGCGGGCCACCACGTAGGTGTAGCTCCAGTCGCCGTGGTCGACACCGTCGAGCTGGGCCAGCACGGTGAGGTGCTCTGCCTCGGCGCCGACCTCCTCGGCCGCCTCGCGCAGGGCAGCCGTGACCACGTCCTCGTGACTGTCGCGGGCGCCGCCGGGTAGTGCCCACAAGCCGCCTTGGTGGACCCAACCGGCCCTCAGCTGCATCAGCGCCCGCCGAGATGA
Proteins encoded in this region:
- a CDS encoding alcohol dehydrogenase catalytic domain-containing protein, which gives rise to MRAVIFESFGGPLEVREVADPDCPDHAVVVAVEATGVCRSDWHGWLGHDPDIRLPHVPGHEFAGRIAAVGRAVRGWRVGERVTSPFVNGCGRCVHCLAGDHQVCPQQTQPGFTRWGSFADLVLVDAAEVNLVRLADQVDAASAAALGCRFATAFRAVIEVGRLGAGQWLAVYGCGGAGLSAVMIGAATGAHVVAVDVRREALDLAARLGAAHTLQILPDDDPLETGRRVRELTGGGAEVSVDAVGSTGGRTGGGTGGSAGSGGLVAPSLVASVASLRPRGRHVQIGLTPPVLGWPPVPMHLVIAGELELLGSHGMSPRSYPRLLSLVASGALRPADLVTRRVSLERAGAALAAMGSVARTTGDAAAASGLTVVEPAGAP
- a CDS encoding DUF1232 domain-containing protein; this translates as MAVTIRRRAAWAALFRALRSASGPGMGVGPRLRAVPRMLSLGLNGRYPHLDRSRLLAAGLGLVYLISPIDLMPEAFLWVFGLGDDALVAAWLAGVVLSETETFLAWEKATTGPGAEPGVRVVVGEVVE
- a CDS encoding DUF4192 domain-containing protein; translation: MDTIVAADPADLIAYAYYRIGFRPRESLVVIGMLPARSSGEAGRNGGPGGSGRSGRSGRMQVGMVARLDLPPVRERRQAFEHLARLMADQDHPAAVALLITQRPTDSLVKAWRKAARAGRLGVMDVITVDDQSYRSILCRDEGCCPPEGFPLASVFAGPMAADLVSRGQALVEEADDLVADVAPVDPLPPELFVDVPSTAAVRFDLMRRWGDLVAAQGDLVPAEIDSEDLVDLVQGLDDVRFRDAVLVAMSAPTGADGLSSARLMAAGEAERAMAEAERHLPDDELLRRSRRVLAAVARRAPVGRRAEALGVLAWAAWWQGEPVQARLLAERALQDQPQHRMSHLVLGLVSACIAPPWVARQRALIS
- a CDS encoding bifunctional o-acetylhomoserine/o-acetylserine sulfhydrylase, coding for MSNGWSFETRQIHAGQEPDPTTGARALPIYQTTSYVFRDTDHAANLFGLKEFGNIYTRLMNPTTDVVEKRLASLEGGVGALFVASGQAAETLALLNLAEAGDHIVASPSLYGGTYNLFHYTFPKIGIEVTFVDDPDDLDSWRAAVRPNTKAFFGETIANPKQDILDIEGVAAVAHEVGVPLVVDNTVATPYLIRPLEWGADIVVHSTTKYLGGHGTALGGAIIDGGSFDFAASPDRFPNYNQPDPSYHGLVYARDLGVGSGLGANLAFILKARVQLLRDLGPAASPFNAFLLAQGLETLSLRIERHVQNAAAVAEWLEQRDEVESVAYAGLTSSPWYERGKKYAPKGTGAVLAFEIKGGVEAGKRFVNALELHSHVANIGDVRSLVIHPASTTHSQLSAEEQIASGVTPGLVRLSVGIENIADILADLETGFRAAKAG
- a CDS encoding NUDIX hydrolase; translated protein: MAAHDGNGWVACRCGAEHWGRFGAAGLLLLSDPDPVLHGTPSSRRALMQLRAGWVHQGGLWALPGGARDSHEDVVTAALREAAEEVGAEAEHLTVLAQLDGVDHGDWSYTYVVARTTRPGHVTVRTTESEELRWVSLDEVPALPLHPALDAAWPELSRALAHLT